The genomic window TATTGGAAGATAGGAAAATGGGTGTCTTGCTCCATGAGCTATTAATGCTGGGGGAGATAATGCCAAAAGAAGAGGCATTCAAAGCTCTGGAAGAGGAGTACGGGAAGTTTGAGAAAGAAAAGCTTGAGAAAGCGGTTGAGATATTAAGATCTTTAGATATCATCGTTTTTTAGTTCTTTCTCAATTTCATTTATCTTTTTGACAACATTTTCCTTAAGTTTTGCCAGAAGCTCAGAAGGTGAGACTGCGGAATAAACATAGCCAAGCCAGCCTCTTTGAATGAGCTCTCTCTTGAGAACTCCCCTTTTGTACAAGTTGAGGACGTGTTCCCTAACACTTCTCTCGCTTATTCCAAGCTCCTCTTTTATTTCAGTTATCCTCATAGGGGCTTTCTTTTCCAAGAGCAGGCGGTATATTCTAAGTTCGTTTTTCTTGAATCCCAATGTTCTCAAGAGTCCCTCAAGCTTATCGTACACGTCCCCCATCTTTCTCTCACACCTATGAATATTTAGCTTCATACATTTTAAGCCTTACGGTTTAGCTCAACTTTGCCAATATAGGTTCCGTCTCCAAGAAAAGCCTCTCCTGATGAAGAATCTTTCAAAAATGGGATCATTTTTATACCCTCTCTCACGTCGAATCCTTCTATGTAGGGATTTACCGTGGGCAAAATCAGAAAATCTCCAACTTTAAAGAAGCACTTGACTTTTCTAATGTTCCTTCCAATCCTCAAGCTGATTGCAGGGTGAATGTGTCCTAGAAAAGCTTTCTCAAACTCAACTTCCGGAAGGTTCTGGTGTCCATGGAGGAAAAGCATATCATCAAGGAGAAAATGACTGACTACATTTACATTTTTGAATTCCTTTGCGACTTCTTCTATTTTCCCATCGTGGTTTCCTTTTGTTATGACAATCCTGTATTCTGCAATCTCAGAAAAGAATTCCATAAGGAGCTTTTTGACAAATCTACTCATTCCGAGGGGTTCTTTTATGTCACCTAGGATAATCACCAAATCTGGATCTTTATCTTTTATAAACTCTGCAAGGCTTTTTTCGAATTTTGTTCTTACCCTTAACCCCCTCGAAAGTTCAAAAGCTATGTGAGGATCTGCAAGAACAAGGGTTCTTTCAGAAGATGTTTTTAGTTCAAGGGAAAGCTCCTCGTAAGGGAAGTTTTCCATGATAATCACGTAAAAGAGATATAAAGATTGAAGAAAAATCAGATTATTCCTCTCTCCTTCTTTCTCTGCCTCTTTAGTCTCCTAATCCTCTTTTTAATCCACTTCCACCTCATTCTTCCCTTCTTTTTCCATTTCCTTGGTCTCCTCTTCATGATCATCACCCCGATAATCGTTCCAGACTAAGCTCACCTTGCTTGGTTTTTAAGCTTTTCCATCAAAAGGGATCAGAAAATAGCAAAGACAAAAAGAACAAAATAAAGGAGATTAAAGGAAAATCTGGTCAAGCAGAGCTTTGTCTCTTGTCGAAGTCTTATAAATAGTTATAATCCCTCTATATCACGTTAGTGGATAATAAAAAGCCTCTTAGTGCGATTGTGATATTTAAATAGGAAATTTCTGGCTCTAGAGCAATTCCAGTGATTTTGGGCTTTTTAAAACTCTCAAAAATTATGTAATTTTAATTTTTTCTTTCTATAGCTCTTGGCTTGGACAAAAATGTGTTCGTTAAGTTATTAACCGTCAAAACCCTAAAGCATTAAGGAGGGATTGAAATGAAAGTTGGATTTGTTCAGATGGAGCCAAAGCTTTTGGATCTTAATGCCAACTTAAGCAAAGCTGAGAAATTAATTGGAGAGGCTGCAAGACAAGGTGCAAAGCTCATTGTTCTTCCAGAGCTTTTTGACACGGGCTACAATTTTGAGACAAAAGAAGAAGTGGAGGAGATAGCCCAGCAGATTCCAGATGGGGAGACCACTCAATTTCTTGTTGAGCAGGCAAGGAAGCATGAAGCGTTCATAGTGGCTGGAACCGCTGAGAAAGATGAGAGGGGGAAACTTTACAACTCCGCTGTCATTGTGGGACCAATAGGATGGGGCTACATTGGAAAATACCGCAAGGTTCACCTTTTCTACAGGGAGAAGCTTTTCTTTGAGCCTGGAAACCTTGGCTTTCACGTCTTCAACATAGGTATTGCAAAAGTTGGAATTATGATATGCTTTGACTGGTTCTTCCCAGAGTCGATGAGAACACTCGCCCTTAAGGGAGCTGATATCGTTGCACATCCGGCTAATCTGGTTCTTCCCTATGCTCCAAAGGCAATGCCAATAAGGAGCCTTGAAAACAGGGTATTCAGCATAACAGCAAACAGAATCGGAGAGGAGAGGGGATTAAGGTTCATAGGCATGAGCCAGATAAACTCACCAAAGGCTGAAATCCTGCTCAGGGCAAGTGAAGATAAGGAGGAAGTGGGGGTTGTTGATATAAACATCGAAGAGGCGAGGAACAAAAAGCTTAACGAGTTCAATGACATCTTCAAGGATAGAAGACCGGAATACTATGCTCTGTAATTTCAAAACTTTAATTTTTGTTGGGGTTTATAAAAAGAGTGATGCGTGGAGAAATGATAGACAAGCTCCTGTCGATAGATAGCGGTGAACTCATTCAGAGAGCACTGGAAGATGCAAAGGCTCTGGAGGAGTTAACTAAGTTAGTGAACTCTTCAGAGTACTCGGTTAAGGTAAGGGCACTACAAGTGCTAAGTGAAATTATACCCAAATTGCCTGCAGAGAAACGCCGATCGATTCTTGATATTCTCTTATCATCCCTTCTTGAAAACCTCTTTGATGAAAATAGAAGGGTTCAAGAATTGAGTTTGAGGGTTTTATCGGCTTTAATAACGGAAGTCTCTCTATTTCCTGAAGAGGCATTGGAAATTTTAAAAGCAGTAAGCATTCCTCGGTTGCTTGAAGACGACTTTGTGTTTCTTGGATTTGTGGAAATTTTTAAACGGCTGAAATTCATCAAATACCATCCCTCAGTACTAACCACCCTTAATGAGATGACTCTCTCTAAGGACGAAAGAATAAGGGTTCTGGGAGTATGGGGATTGTGGAGGCTTCTTAATTCCGTCGTTATGGGGGTTCAAGCTGCTGAAATTTTGGAAAAAATAATATCAAAGATACCTTCTCTGATGGAGAGCCTTGATGAAACCGTGGTAGAAGTCACGCTCCAGCTTGTTAAGGAAATTGTTGCAAAATACAGGGATTCAGGGAATATTATACGGAGGGTTATCCCTTGGATAAAAGAAATGAAAGAGCTCAAAAAATCGGGAAGCTGGCTGATAAGAAGTGAACTTGAAAATGCAATTCAGTATTTATCGGAGGTTGTGAGAGATTACTACAGTAAGAGAATAAACGAGGCCTTAAAATTGCTTGAAGAGCTTGTAGAGCAAGAGAAATACGAGGATGCACTTTTCATAGCTGGATTAATAGGGAATGATGACATACTCAGGTGGATCTCTCAAAAGATAAACCTTTCAAAGAAAAGGGAAGTAATTGATGAGCTTCCGAGAATCGTAAGAGGGCCAAAATATGC from Thermococcus alcaliphilus includes these protein-coding regions:
- a CDS encoding metallophosphoesterase, producing the protein MENFPYEELSLELKTSSERTLVLADPHIAFELSRGLRVRTKFEKSLAEFIKDKDPDLVIILGDIKEPLGMSRFVKKLLMEFFSEIAEYRIVITKGNHDGKIEEVAKEFKNVNVVSHFLLDDMLFLHGHQNLPEVEFEKAFLGHIHPAISLRIGRNIRKVKCFFKVGDFLILPTVNPYIEGFDVREGIKMIPFLKDSSSGEAFLGDGTYIGKVELNRKA
- a CDS encoding nitrilase; this translates as MKVGFVQMEPKLLDLNANLSKAEKLIGEAARQGAKLIVLPELFDTGYNFETKEEVEEIAQQIPDGETTQFLVEQARKHEAFIVAGTAEKDERGKLYNSAVIVGPIGWGYIGKYRKVHLFYREKLFFEPGNLGFHVFNIGIAKVGIMICFDWFFPESMRTLALKGADIVAHPANLVLPYAPKAMPIRSLENRVFSITANRIGEERGLRFIGMSQINSPKAEILLRASEDKEEVGVVDINIEEARNKKLNEFNDIFKDRRPEYYAL
- a CDS encoding transcriptional regulator; the protein is MGDVYDKLEGLLRTLGFKKNELRIYRLLLEKKAPMRITEIKEELGISERSVREHVLNLYKRGVLKRELIQRGWLGYVYSAVSPSELLAKLKENVVKKINEIEKELKNDDI